Proteins encoded in a region of the Ranitomeya imitator isolate aRanImi1 chromosome 9, aRanImi1.pri, whole genome shotgun sequence genome:
- the CD81 gene encoding CD81 antigen has translation MGVEGCTKCIKYMLFVFNFIFWLAGGVILGVALWLRHEPKTSNLLIQQIGDKQVPATFYIGIYIIIAVGAVMMFVGFLGCYGAIQESQCLLGTFFACLVILFACEVAAGIWGFVNREQVSKEIKQFYDEAYEQARSTKKEEYEKARPVIKVFHESLQCCKLDIRNLGDSLCPTGIMSEDCHKKIDELFQSKLHLVGIAAAVVAVIMIIEMIFSMVLCCGIRIYSVY, from the exons CTGGCAGGAGGAGTGATCCTTGGTGTTGCTCTATGGCTACGACATGAACCTAAAACCTCCAACCTATTGATCCAGCAAATCGGGGACAAGCAAGTTCCAGCAACCTTCTACATCG GGATCTATATAATTATTGCAGTTGGTGCCGTCATGATGTTTGTGGGTTTCTTAGGATGCTATGGGGCTATTCAAGAATCCCAGTGTCTTCTAGGAACG TTTTTCGCCTGTTTAGTAATCCTGTTTGCATGTGAAGTAGCTGCCGGAATCTGGGGATTTGTGAACAGAGAACAG GTCTCAAAAGAGATAAAACAGTTTTATGATGAAGCTTATGAACAAGCAAGAAGCACCAAGAAGGAGGAGTATGAGAAGGCTAGACCTGTTATCAAAGTTTTTCATGAGTCG CTGCAGTGCTGTAAACTTGACATAAGAAACCTAGGCGACAGCCTTTGTCCAACTGGAATAATGAGTGAG GATTGCCATAAAAAAATTGACGAGTTGTTCCAATCTAAACTACACTTGGTCGGTATTGCGGCTGCAGTGGTGGCTGTCATTATG ATCATCGAGATGATATTCAGCATGGTTCTGTGCTGCGGCATTCGGATCTACTCCGTGTACTGA